DNA sequence from the Chryseobacterium muglaense genome:
ATCTTTTTCAGAACACCAATTACTCTTTCTTTAGGATAAACTGTATAATAATCCTGAATATTACTACAACCTGTAACTCCTGAAATAGGTGGTACAATATCAGGCAGAGAAGTAGTGTTATAGACGAAACTTGTTGTTTCTAAAGGATTGCCGTTTGGATTTTTCAAATTGTCTTTCTTTATTTTTGTCAATGTTCTTTTGCTAACTGGAGAATTAGAGAAATTATTGAATAAATATTCAAAACTAAATTTACTTATGACCTTTCCACTATTGTTTTCTAAGGTAACATTAGAGATTGAATAAGAATCATTGAAAGTCTCTTCTAAAGAGGAATCTACATTATACTCAATTTTAATATTTCCCAAACCAGGACTATTTATTTTTTTAAGTTTACAACTTTGATATAGTAATGTATTAGTATTATTGATATACTTATTATCTTTTCGATACTCATAGTTTAATAATTCTACACCACTAGCATTTTGAATTTTACTTAGAAAGAAAGCTGAGCGGTATAACTTATTGCTTTCAGAGTATAGATTTTGACTGTAGTCATTAAAAATATATTTATAACCTTTATCATCTATGATAGTAAAAGAATCTATTATTAATGTTGCATTGTTATTTATTCTTGTATATTCTATGACGACATTATTTGTTCCCTGATCATAAATTGCAAAAGTATTTCCGACTCTATCTATTTTGAACTTACCGCTTATTCCATTAGGCAGATTATAATAATAAATATCATCAAAATCATTTTGAATATAATTACCTGTACCTGCATTATCAAACCTTTCATCCAAGCCTGATATAATTGTTCTTGAAATAACACCTCCAGAAAACTTTGTCCACCCCAAACCAACTTCGCTAACAAATTCTCCTTCTGTTATTGTATTGACATTATATGATAAGCCCACACTTTCAGAAATATTTTTATCAGTACTAGAAATATTTAGTAACGGAATGGTTATTGAGGGTAATCCTGTTGCAATAGAAACCGGAGTTTCTTGATAGTTTGCCATTGCTGAAACAGAGGGAACAGGATTAGAGAAATCGCCGTAATTGATTTGTTGCTGAGCAAAATACATCTGTGATATGATGTTGACCAAAAATATTATTCCTAAAAAAAATGCTTTTTTTATTATCTTTTTCATTATTAACTATTTTTTATTGCTTAATTAATTTAGCGTTCGCCGTTTTATTCGTGTCGGTTTTAATGGTCACCAGATAAGCTCCCTGAATAAGATTCTGAGTATTAATCTTAGTTACCTTATTCTTTGTTTTCAGGCTTTGCAGCTGCCTTCCGCCCATATCATAAAGTGTTATATCAGCTTCTTGAAAGTCAAAACCAATCTCCACATAACAGTAATCAGATACAGGGTTCGGATAAATCTTAATATCTAATTTTTCAATCAGCTGATCCAACTGTTTATCTCCAAGTTTCACGATCTTCCAGTTCTCTTTTCCTAATTCTTCAGCACTTGTTCCCGCCAAAACAATCGAACCGTCTTTATTCATTTTCAGATCAGAAAGTCTTTCCTCTTTCTTTCTCGATTCTCCTTTAACATGTTTTCTCCACTGTTCGTTTCCGTCATTATCGATATACAACATCCAAAAGGTCTCATCATCAGCTTCAATTCTTCCTTCAGCTTGCGTATAACCACCTAGTAAAACTCCTTTCGAGTTCTTTCCATCTCTTGTGTTAATCACATTCATGCCCATCAGAATATCACGGTTTTTAAAGTTGTATGATTTCTGCCATTGCTCTTCACCTTTTGTATTTAAAGAGATCAGCCAGATATCGGTTCCTTCTTCAATTCCAACCGTTTTATTCCCTGACTTTTCAGACCTTGATTCTCCGCCGATGATATATCCTGAAGACGTAAAAGCCATGGTCCTCAAATGATCATCACCTTTACCTCCAAAATTCTTTTCCCATTCTATTTTATTGTCTTTGCTGAGTTTGATGACCCAATAATCGCCTTCACCGAAATTTCCTGTAGTTTTTGCAATAAATTGTGTAGTAACAGGGTTTTCTTTATCCTCACTCTTTACTGTTTTATTTCCTGTTGTTGAATGACTTCTTGAGTAAATGCCCAGTAAAGCTCCTCCATCAGGTGTAGGAATCATCTTTTCTACTTCATCTAACCCTTTTCCGCCTAAGATTATTTCTGAAAGTACTTTTCCGTTTTTGTCAAGTCTTGTAACCGTTACATCTTTAGATCCAAAACCATTAGGTGCATTCTGAATATTTCCAGCGACAATAAAACCAAAATCAGCAGTCTGAATCACAGATCTTGCATCTTCATCCTGAGCCGTTCCTAAAGTTTTTTGCCATAGTTCGTCTCCAAATTCATTGATCCTGATGAGCCAGATATCAGATCCTCCTTTGGAAGCATCTTTTTTATCTAAACCCTTCCCGGAATGCGACGTTCCTGCTAAAAGGAATCCACCTTCTCGTGTAGCAACTGTTGCCGATAAAAAATCATGGTTTTGACCTGAGAAATATTTTTCCCAGACTTCTTCTCCTTGCTGATTAAGTTTTACGAGATGAAAGTCGTAGCCGTTGTTTTGTTTGTTTTCAGATGTGATTTTTTTTGATTGAATCGAGCTTCCGGTAATAAGATACTGCTGATCGACTGTTGTGGTAACTTGTGAAAGAAAATCCTGAGTAGAGGATTTAATGTCCTTCTGCCATACTACTTCTTGGGCAGAATAAAACACAGCGGAACACAATAATGCACTCACATAGAGTTTTTTCATGAATTCGAGTTTTATGGTTATTGTTAATTTTTGTAAAAATTTTTCAAATGTATTGCTTTGGTTATGATATCAGTTCAGGGGTTTCCCTAAAATTTTAATTTCTTTTTTCTTTCCTACAAAGATGTTTCTTAACTGCGACAAAAGGTGGCGTATTTAAAATAATTTATTACTGGATTTGATTTTTTAGAAATAAAAAAAGCGTGGAGCTATGTCTACTGCCAAAGAGGTACTGGTACACCCAAACAACAAATAGACAAGCCCACGCCGTAGCGTGAGCATTGCATATTCTTGTTGTTTTTTGAAAATTACCAGTTTTCTTTGACAAGAAAGCAAATGCTTTAATTTTTCCGTAAATGTTATAACTGCGAATTTAAGAAAGAAAAATCAAATACTTATTAATTGATTTTTTTTAAAATTATTTCTGTCTTTTTAAAAACTATTCCGGTTTGTTGCTCCTCTTTCCAATTTTCACAAAAAAAATAGAATTTCAGTAAATGAAAAAGCACCGAAAAAGATGGATTTTAACAATGTTTTTTTTGATGAGTCTTCAAAATTAACTCCTGTTTTTTGAGAATACGATAATTTTAAAATGTTTAAAAACAAATTTCATCTGATTTACAACGATTTATATATAAACAGAAAATCCAATAATTTACTTTATGTTAAATCGGAAAATGTTTTAATCATTTTGAAATAAGGTTTCAAATACCATTTTATCGTTAATAAGCTGCACTTTTGGCTCATTTTCAATCCACTTCTTTAGGTTAGGCTCGGTTCTGCCATTATCTCTTGTATTAAGATCCCTGCAGATAAATTCTACATGCTCCTGAAATCCTTCGATTGTTTGCAAGTTTTCATAGGAGGAGAAGTATTTGTAGTTTTCTTCCCAATCTCTTGTCGCCCGAACTCCTGTACTGAATCCCTGATCAGCAGTTTGAATAATTAAATTTGTATTTTTTGAAAAGTTTTTAAGTTCCGGAAAAGTATCTAATACGTGTTTACTGCATATTAAATAGTTAGGAATTCCGCAAAATCGGAAGTGCTGCTTTTTTCTCCAGGCATTAAAAAGAAACTCTTTGATATGAGGAACTTGATCGATGGGAAATGTTTCTGCATAAAAGCAATTACTGAAGTGATCCCGGATCACAAAATTTGCGATGTGCCTTTTATTTGTTTTGGAGTAGTTTTTCCAATTGATATCAAATTTTTTTTGTTGATACTTGATTTCTCCGTTTTTAAGAATGTAATAATTTTTAGAAATGTAAAAGCTGAGCTGATGAACCTGATTTGGATAATCGGATTGGTAGGAATTCATTTTTAGTTTTAAAATTATACAATTCTTTTTGGTTTTCAAAACGGTTAACCGTCTGGTGTCTCTTTCAAATCATATCCAATTATTAAAAAGATACACAAAATTGGGCCAAAAAAATGGTGAGAAACCCAAGGTTCGACGTAGTCAAAATTTAAACTGTAAGTAACTCGTAGATAAAATATTTTGAAGGTATTATTTCCGGTTGTACCTTCGTTACGAAGACAAAGTCTCTCGCTCGGCGGGGGACTTTTTTTGTGCCATATATCAAATATTTTGGTGTAACAGAAGGATCAATAATGTCTCCGGAAATTTGCAAAAGATAAAAAAGTGAAATTTTATCTTTTATGTAGAATCTTGCGTCACAACTTTATCTTAAATAATGCAATATTATTACAATCCTTTATTCATGGGGCTTACAGAGAAGTTCAAAAAGGTGTCCTTTCGGATGAAAGAATGAATTTGCAAGTTTGGGCAATGATTCTTCTCCTGGTTCTGGAGGAGCAATTAAGCAAAAAGGCAAGGACTTAAATGTGATATTATTTTAGTGATAATGTTTTTCAAAGAATAACCATTTTGTTCAATCTCGGAAAAACATGTTATAAACATTTTAAAAAACGGATATATATAATATGGAAGAAATAATTAAGACAGGTTTTGAGAAGATTATCCCGTATACCAAAGGAGATGTTTTTATCGAAACTATTAAAATCGTGTAAAGCCTTTATTAATGGTAGTTACAAGAATATGAAAAACGGTGTCCTTTCAGGAAAACAAATATTTTTTTCTATTTGTTCCGGAGAAGTTAAGCAAAAAGGCAAAAGGTATTTAGTGATATTATTTTTGGAAACCAGCTTTTTGCGAGGGGTAAGCCCTCACCTATGAATCAAAAAAAATTTGCACTTATGAATAATTTAGATTTTGAACTGCTTAAGCAGTTATTGGAAGTGATCACAGTCACAGTTAATTTAATAAATGTGATCAGTGAGAAAAAGAATAATAACAAAAAAACAAAACGGATGAATAAACGAAAATAGAGGTATTAAAGAATTTAAAAAAGTTTTTCCAAAAAATGATTTTTGAGAAAAACCTGAATATTTATAATAGAACAAGATTCATAAACATAAACAAATTAATTTTTTTACAATGGAAACATTTTTAATTGTCGTGGCAATAGGACTACTTGTCCTGTTCACAGTGGGAACTCTTTCAAAGAGAAAATTTAAAGGATTCATCGAATATGAATCATTTAAAATGGGAATCGAGGCGGAGGATTAACCGTCCCGTTTTAAGATCAGGTAGGACTTCTTACCTGATCTTTTATTTTTTAGCATTAAAATACTTTTCGTCAATAGCAGAATTAATCAAACTTTTTAGACTAATATTTTGTTCTGCTGATAATAGTTTAAGGGCTTTCAGTTTGTCTGCAGGTATGTGTAAAGAAAAAAGAACTTCGTTTTTTTTCTCTTTAACAGGGACAACTTTTTGTGCTGGAGTTTTGATTTGGTTTTCTTTAGCCTTCCCAATAAGTGCGGTAAAATCTTGCTTCGCCATAGATTTATATAAATATATAATTATATAATTATTTAATTATTGATTGCAATTGTCAAAACTTCTTTTGTCAGAGCATCAATTTGTTTTTGTGCTTTATTGTTGTCTTCTACTCCATTGATTAAAACAGATCGAGAAAAGGCAACTAAATCAGAGATCATATTTTTAGAAACCC
Encoded proteins:
- a CDS encoding T9SS type A sorting domain-containing protein, translating into MKKLYVSALLCSAVFYSAQEVVWQKDIKSSTQDFLSQVTTTVDQQYLITGSSIQSKKITSENKQNNGYDFHLVKLNQQGEEVWEKYFSGQNHDFLSATVATREGGFLLAGTSHSGKGLDKKDASKGGSDIWLIRINEFGDELWQKTLGTAQDEDARSVIQTADFGFIVAGNIQNAPNGFGSKDVTVTRLDKNGKVLSEIILGGKGLDEVEKMIPTPDGGALLGIYSRSHSTTGNKTVKSEDKENPVTTQFIAKTTGNFGEGDYWVIKLSKDNKIEWEKNFGGKGDDHLRTMAFTSSGYIIGGESRSEKSGNKTVGIEEGTDIWLISLNTKGEEQWQKSYNFKNRDILMGMNVINTRDGKNSKGVLLGGYTQAEGRIEADDETFWMLYIDNDGNEQWRKHVKGESRKKEERLSDLKMNKDGSIVLAGTSAEELGKENWKIVKLGDKQLDQLIEKLDIKIYPNPVSDYCYVEIGFDFQEADITLYDMGGRQLQSLKTKNKVTKINTQNLIQGAYLVTIKTDTNKTANAKLIKQ